The following are from one region of the Streptomyces decoyicus genome:
- a CDS encoding DUF1295 domain-containing protein, with the protein MTGFPWAAFAANLAVAAGAAFAVMLITFAVARAKGVHRLVDIAWGAAFTAVALTTCALSAGYGDDGRRILVTAATAVWGLRLSVHIARRGRGHGEDPRYARMLAKAPGSRDAYALRTVYLLQGGLVWLISLPVQVAQYAAVPLGASDVAGGLLWAAGCVFECVGDFQLARFKADPDNKGRVMDRGLWGWTRHPNYFGDFLVWWGLFLPACGTLQSAAVAVVSPLVMSYLLIHGSGKRLLENHLADRPGYAAYTARTSGFLPLPARRRPHPEDHRS; encoded by the coding sequence ATGACCGGATTCCCCTGGGCGGCCTTCGCCGCCAACCTCGCGGTGGCGGCCGGCGCCGCGTTCGCCGTCATGTTGATCACGTTCGCCGTGGCCCGGGCCAAAGGGGTGCACCGGCTGGTGGACATCGCATGGGGAGCGGCCTTCACCGCGGTGGCCCTGACCACGTGTGCCCTGTCCGCCGGTTACGGGGACGACGGCCGGCGGATCCTGGTCACGGCCGCCACGGCGGTGTGGGGGCTGCGGCTGTCCGTCCATATCGCCCGGCGGGGGCGCGGTCACGGTGAGGATCCGCGCTACGCCCGCATGCTGGCCAAGGCCCCCGGCAGCCGCGACGCCTATGCTCTGCGCACGGTGTACCTGTTGCAGGGCGGACTGGTGTGGCTGATCTCGCTGCCGGTGCAGGTGGCTCAGTATGCGGCGGTGCCGCTGGGGGCGAGTGACGTCGCCGGCGGGCTGCTGTGGGCGGCCGGCTGTGTCTTCGAGTGTGTCGGGGACTTCCAGCTCGCCCGGTTCAAGGCCGACCCGGACAACAAGGGCCGGGTGATGGACCGCGGCCTGTGGGGCTGGACCCGTCACCCCAACTACTTCGGCGACTTCCTCGTCTGGTGGGGACTGTTCCTGCCGGCCTGCGGCACCCTGCAGAGCGCCGCGGTCGCCGTGGTCTCGCCGCTGGTGATGTCGTACCTGCTGATCCACGGCAGCGGTAAGCGACTGCTGGAGAACCATCTGGCCGACCGCCCCGGATACGCCGCCTACACGGCCCGCACCAGCGGTTTCCTGCCGCTGCCGGCGCGCCGACGCCCCCACCCGGAGGACCACCGCTCATGA